The window ACCACTTCGTCGCCGCCGGTCACGGTGAACTCCACCCCCGCCGCGCGGGCGTCGCCGGTGATCCGCCGCGGGGTCAGCTGGTAGGCCAGCCGGATGCGCGGCCGGGTCACCGGCGCGGTCGTGTCGCCGAGTGTGGACAGGATCTCCAGCTTGTTTCGGGTCAGCGGATCGGTCGCCTCCGCCAGCTCCGCCAGGACGCTGTCGTGGTCGGCGGGATCGAGGACCACGTCGCACGACGAGGTCAGCCCGATCAGCTCGGGCAGCGTGAACGCCGACGCGGCCGGGCCTCGGCGGGCTGCGACGACGACCTCCCGCACCTGCGAGTCGCGCAACCGCGCGAGCGCGTGGTCGGCGATGTCGGTGCGCGCCAACGCATCCGGGTCGGTGGTCAGGATCCGGGCGACGTCGAGCGCGACGTTGCCGTTACCGATGACGACGACGCGCTCGGTGTGCAGATCCACCCGCAGATCGGCGGCCTCGGGATGCCCGTTGTACCAGGCGACCAGGTCGGTGGCCGTCGCGGTGCCGGGCAGCTCCATGCCGTCGATGTCCAGTCGCCGATCGCTGGGCGCACCGACGGCGTAGAGCACGGCATGGTGGTAGCGCAGCAGCTCGTCGTGGGTGAGGTCCGAGCCCACCTCGGTGTTCAGGAAGAACGTGAAGCCGGGCTTGTCGGCGATCGTGTCGAACAGCTCGGTGACGCGCTTGGTGTGCTGGTGATCGGGCGCGACGCCGGCCCGCACCAGCCCGTAGGGCGTCGGCAGTTTCTCGAAGACGTTCACCCGCACGTCGGGTTGGGTCAGCAGTTCGTCGGCGGCATACATCGCCGCGGGGCCGGACCCGACGATCGCGACGGTCAGCGGCCCGCCCGACTTCCGGTGCACGACAGGAGCTTCGAGCACCGGCGCGAGTTTCGACGTCGGCGGCAGCTTGCCCTCGCGCTTCGGGTAGAACGCCGCGTTGAGTTCGACGAAGGGCAACTGCTCGGGGGTGAGCTTCGAATCAGGCGCGATGGCCCCGACCGGACATGCCGACACACAGGCACCGCAGTCGACACAGGCGACCGGATCGATGTAGAGCATCTCCGCGGTCGCGAAGCCGGGTTCGTCCGGCGACGGGTGGATGCAGTTGACCGGACACGCGTAGACGCAGGACCCGTCGCTGCAGCACGACTGGGTGATCACATGGGGCATGGTTGCGGCCTCCGGCAGCTACGCCGCGGTGACGACGTGCCCGCGCGCCGGTTCGCTGCGGTAGCGGCTCGGCGGACCGTCGATCCGGCAGATGCGCCACATCAGCTTGGCGACCGGGTTCATCAGACCCGTGTCGTGGCAGAGCATCCGCACGTCACCGAACATGTCGCGCAGGAACTGGCGGGCCTCGGGGGTGCCGAAGAAGATCTCCTTCTTCACCGAGCGCGGAATGTCGAACTCTTTCCAGAACGACTTCGGCGGCACGATGATCGCCTGGCACAGCACCCGCATGATGATCGGCACGTTCAGTGAGAGCAGGAACTTCTGCCTGCGGTTGAGGTGCGGCACGCGCTTGCGCAGATACTCGTGGGCGAACGAGATGTGGCGGGCCTCCTCGGCCACATGGATCGCCATCACCCTCTCCATGATCGGGTGCAGCGACTTGCCCTCGCGCAGCACGTTCTTCTGCGTGTGGTCGATGGGCTCCTCACCGGCGAGGACTCCGAAGAAGAACGGGATCGGCAGCGGCCCGGCCGCCAGCGGGATGAACTGCGACAGCCACTTGAGCACCCGCGGCATGCCGGGCACGTCGGCGCCGATGCGGTTGACCATCTCCTGGAACATCAGTGTGTGGTTGCACTCTTCGACCGATTCGTGCAGGCAGTACCGATACTCGGGCGACCCGTTGGGCACCCAGAACGCGTAGTTCATCAGTCCGCGGATCAGGATCGACTCGAAGTGCAGTCCGACCTTGGCGACGTTGGCCTGCCGCCACATGCCGATCTCGATCTGCCGCTCGAGCGGCTGCGCCCGGTACCAGGGGTGCTGACCGATCGGGTCGGTCCCCGGCAGGATCCAGCGCTCATCGTTCGGGACCACGGCGAACTCCGGGGAATCCCAGTCGATGTCGGTGTACGGATTGAAATTGCGCCGCACCGAGCCCTCGGAGAGGGTCGTCAGGGTCTCGACGTACTGCGCGTCGTCGGTGACATCCATGTTCTTGCGCCAACGCCGGATCATTCGTGTGCGAGCTTCCTTGACCGCCATGCGAAGCCTTCCGTCGGTTTACATCCATCGGCTTGTTGTCCAGAGACAGTACCCGCGGTCCCAGGAATTAACCAGGCTTTTTTCCCGGCTGTGTCACGACCAGGTAATTCCCGTCACATGTGATGCAGATCACCGTCACAGGGGTCGGCTCCCCACGCTCAGCCGCCGCCGGCCACGGAACTACGCTGGTGGGCATGGCCGAGACCCTGACCATCCCCGCTGATCTCAAGCCCGCCGACGGCCGCTTCGGCTGCGGGCCGTCGAAGGTCCGCCCCGAGCAGTTGCAGGCGCTGGTCGCGGCCGCCGATCTGTTCGGCACCTCGCACCGGCAGGCACCGGTCAAGAACCTGGTGGGCCGCGTCCGCGAGGGACTGCGTCAGCTGTTCTCGCTGCCCGAGGGGTACGAGGTGATCCTCGGCAACGGCGGCTCCACGGCGTTCTGGGACGCTGCGGCGTTCTGCCTCGTCGACAAGCGCTCGCTGCACCTGACCTACGGCGAGTTCAGCGCCAAATTCGCATCGGCGGTCGCCAAGAACCCGTTCGTCGGCGATCCCATCGTCGTGAAGGCCGATCCCGGCAGCGCGCCGGAGCCCCAGTCGGACCCGTCGGTGGATCTGATCGCCTGGGCGCACAACGAGACCTCGACCGGCGTCGCCGTTCCGGTACAGCGCCCCGACGGCGCCGGCGACGCCCTCGTCGCGATCGATGCGACGTCCGCGGCCGGCGGACTGCCCGTCACCATCACCGAGGCCGACGCGTACTACTTCGCCCCGCAGAAGAACTTCGCCGGAGATGGCGGGCTGTGGCTCGCGGTCCTGTCGCCAGCGGCACTGGCACGCGTCGAGGCGATCGCCGGATCGGGCCGCTGGGTCCCGGAGTTCCTGTCCCTGCCCATCGCGATCGAGAACAGCCTCAAAAACCAGACGTACAACACCCCGGCGATCGCGACGCTGGTTCTGCTCGCCGAGCAACTCGACTGGCTCAACGGCAACGGCGGACTCGACTGGGCGGTCGCGCGGACCGCCGACTCGTCGCAGCGGCTGTACTCGTGGGCCGAGTCCGCGTCCTTCGCCACGCCGTTCGTCACCGATCCCGCACTGCGCTCGCAGGTCGTCGGGACCGTCGACTTCTCCGACTCCGTGGACGCGGCCGCGGTCGCCAAGATCCTGCGCGCCAACGGCGTCGTCGACACCGAGCCGTACCGCAAGCTGGGCCGCAACCAGCTGCGCGTCGGCATGTTCCCGGCGGTGGATCCCGAGGACGTGAGCGCGTTGACGGCCTGCATCGATTATGTGGTGGAGCGGCTTTAGCCACTCCCGCGTGTCTGCCGGGTCACGGACTGGTAACGCAGTAGGGTCACCCGAATAACGGGCAAGGCGCCAGCCCGGAGGAGGACGCACATGAGGGAACTCAAAGTCGTGGGACTCGACGTCGACGGCACACGCATCATCTGCGAAACCGGCGACTCCGGCGAGAAGTTCGTCCTCCGCGCCGACGACCGGCTCAAGGCCGCCGTGCGCGGCGACCGGGCCGCTTCGAACCAGACCACGATCGATGTCGAGGTGCCGAACATGTTGCGCCCCCGAGAAATCCAGTCCAAGATCCGCGCGGGCGCCTCGGTCGAGCAGATCGCCTCCGCCGCGGGTGTGGACATCGCGCGGGTCGAGCGCTTCGCGCACCCGGTGCTGCTGGAGCGTTCCCGCGCCGCCGAGCTGGCCACCGCCGCGCACCCGGTACTGGCCGACGGGCCGTCGGTGCTGACCCTGCTGGAGACCGTCAGTACGGCGCTGATCGCGCGCGGCCTCGACCCCGAAGC is drawn from Mycolicibacterium gilvum and contains these coding sequences:
- a CDS encoding AurF N-oxygenase family protein yields the protein MAVKEARTRMIRRWRKNMDVTDDAQYVETLTTLSEGSVRRNFNPYTDIDWDSPEFAVVPNDERWILPGTDPIGQHPWYRAQPLERQIEIGMWRQANVAKVGLHFESILIRGLMNYAFWVPNGSPEYRYCLHESVEECNHTLMFQEMVNRIGADVPGMPRVLKWLSQFIPLAAGPLPIPFFFGVLAGEEPIDHTQKNVLREGKSLHPIMERVMAIHVAEEARHISFAHEYLRKRVPHLNRRQKFLLSLNVPIIMRVLCQAIIVPPKSFWKEFDIPRSVKKEIFFGTPEARQFLRDMFGDVRMLCHDTGLMNPVAKLMWRICRIDGPPSRYRSEPARGHVVTAA
- the serC gene encoding phosphoserine transaminase — its product is MAETLTIPADLKPADGRFGCGPSKVRPEQLQALVAAADLFGTSHRQAPVKNLVGRVREGLRQLFSLPEGYEVILGNGGSTAFWDAAAFCLVDKRSLHLTYGEFSAKFASAVAKNPFVGDPIVVKADPGSAPEPQSDPSVDLIAWAHNETSTGVAVPVQRPDGAGDALVAIDATSAAGGLPVTITEADAYYFAPQKNFAGDGGLWLAVLSPAALARVEAIAGSGRWVPEFLSLPIAIENSLKNQTYNTPAIATLVLLAEQLDWLNGNGGLDWAVARTADSSQRLYSWAESASFATPFVTDPALRSQVVGTVDFSDSVDAAAVAKILRANGVVDTEPYRKLGRNQLRVGMFPAVDPEDVSALTACIDYVVERL
- a CDS encoding FAD-dependent oxidoreductase, which produces MPHVITQSCCSDGSCVYACPVNCIHPSPDEPGFATAEMLYIDPVACVDCGACVSACPVGAIAPDSKLTPEQLPFVELNAAFYPKREGKLPPTSKLAPVLEAPVVHRKSGGPLTVAIVGSGPAAMYAADELLTQPDVRVNVFEKLPTPYGLVRAGVAPDHQHTKRVTELFDTIADKPGFTFFLNTEVGSDLTHDELLRYHHAVLYAVGAPSDRRLDIDGMELPGTATATDLVAWYNGHPEAADLRVDLHTERVVVIGNGNVALDVARILTTDPDALARTDIADHALARLRDSQVREVVVAARRGPAASAFTLPELIGLTSSCDVVLDPADHDSVLAELAEATDPLTRNKLEILSTLGDTTAPVTRPRIRLAYQLTPRRITGDARAAGVEFTVTGGDEVVEISAGLVLTSIGYRGTPIRGLPFDADAAVVPNDGGRVIAGADPVRGSYVAGWIKRGPTGFIGTNKSCAAETVHNLVADYNDGLLADPVHRGAALEHFVRGRRPAVIGTAGWKAIDEAEIARGAGVRPREKFTSVAEMVEVAANAPAPPIHRRVLAALRR
- the sepH gene encoding septation protein SepH: MRELKVVGLDVDGTRIICETGDSGEKFVLRADDRLKAAVRGDRAASNQTTIDVEVPNMLRPREIQSKIRAGASVEQIASAAGVDIARVERFAHPVLLERSRAAELATAAHPVLADGPSVLTLLETVSTALIARGLDPEATTWDAWRNEDSRWTVQLAWKAGLSDNVAHFRYAPGAHGGTVTAFDDAASELIDPTFARPLRPLAPVAQLALGEPDPVPTPAPAPAPAPTPAPAPIPEPQAEAPEETPAAKTSRPRKSRPAVPAWEDVLLGVRSSGGQR